From Actinopolymorpha cephalotaxi, one genomic window encodes:
- a CDS encoding VOC family protein, producing MTAPGQPDRTEQPGQLHHVELWVADLAATKESLGWLLGELGWTVFQDWAAGISWRLGPTYLVAEQSPALRPGPHDRRLPGLNHLAFHVADRGQVDRLVAAAPAHGWTLMFADRHPHAGGPEHYAAYLEDGQGFEVELVAAG from the coding sequence GTGACCGCACCTGGACAGCCCGACCGGACCGAGCAGCCCGGGCAGCTGCACCACGTCGAACTCTGGGTCGCCGACCTGGCCGCCACCAAGGAGAGCCTGGGCTGGCTGCTGGGTGAGCTCGGCTGGACCGTCTTCCAGGACTGGGCTGCCGGGATCAGCTGGCGGCTCGGCCCGACCTACCTCGTCGCCGAGCAGTCGCCCGCCCTGCGCCCCGGTCCGCACGACCGGCGGCTCCCGGGCCTGAACCACCTGGCGTTCCACGTCGCCGACCGCGGCCAGGTCGACCGGCTGGTCGCGGCCGCGCCGGCGCACGGGTGGACGCTGATGTTCGCCGACCGGCATCCGCATGCGGGTGGCCCCGAGCACTACGCGGCGTACCTCGAGGACGGCCAGGGATTCGAGGTGGAACTCGTCGCCGCCGGGTGA
- a CDS encoding sulfatase family protein codes for MASASGPAPAPTSRRPNVVLIVSDDHGYADRGALGIDPRVRTPALDRLAATGVTCGQAYVTAPICSPSRAGLIGGQYQQRWGARWFDTSAFPDHLPSLAERFAGIGYATGYLGKVHYGKEGRGDRACPPHHGFAESWYGLAGQQMGRLNYLHHSREAVERYGPEASWRMAVQPMLDGDEESELDGFLTDEIGARARDFVARHEDEPFFLMMAFNAVHNFCFQLPEEELVKRGLTKVDDWDPRVSEYVDWYDGAIWPGLPDGRAYYLAQLELMDAQIGRLLDELESRGLAEDTIVVYTTDNGGSTCNFGVNAPLRGTKYTLWEGGIRVPFLVRWPAGEVGGTPGERRNDRLVSTLDLYPTLLSAAGADPSAWEHGDGVDQLPALRGEPAAPGHDALHWDCGFQWAVRHGDWKLRHADDGPHAQALLRTEHAEVGVGDRLTHLGEDVGEERDLAAEHPEVVAELTARHRAWQVEMGIG; via the coding sequence ATGGCCTCAGCTTCTGGACCCGCGCCGGCTCCGACGTCCCGGCGGCCGAACGTCGTGCTCATCGTGTCCGACGACCACGGGTATGCCGACCGCGGCGCACTCGGCATCGACCCGCGGGTGCGAACTCCCGCCCTGGACCGGCTGGCGGCCACCGGTGTCACCTGCGGCCAGGCGTACGTCACCGCGCCGATCTGCAGCCCGTCCCGCGCCGGGCTGATCGGCGGGCAGTACCAGCAGCGGTGGGGCGCCCGGTGGTTCGACACCAGCGCGTTCCCCGACCACCTGCCCTCGCTGGCCGAACGCTTCGCCGGCATCGGCTACGCCACCGGCTACCTGGGCAAGGTGCACTACGGCAAGGAGGGACGCGGGGACCGTGCCTGCCCGCCGCACCACGGTTTCGCCGAGAGCTGGTACGGCCTGGCCGGTCAGCAGATGGGCCGGCTGAACTACCTCCACCACTCCCGGGAGGCGGTGGAGCGGTACGGGCCGGAGGCGTCGTGGCGGATGGCCGTGCAGCCGATGCTCGACGGCGACGAGGAGTCGGAGCTGGACGGCTTCCTGACCGACGAGATCGGCGCCCGGGCGCGTGACTTCGTGGCCCGGCACGAGGATGAGCCGTTCTTCTTGATGATGGCCTTCAACGCGGTGCACAACTTCTGCTTCCAGCTGCCGGAGGAGGAGCTTGTCAAGCGCGGGTTGACGAAGGTCGACGACTGGGATCCCAGGGTGTCGGAGTACGTCGACTGGTACGACGGCGCGATCTGGCCCGGTCTGCCCGACGGTCGGGCGTACTACCTCGCCCAGCTCGAGCTCATGGACGCCCAGATCGGCCGGCTGCTGGACGAGCTGGAAAGCCGCGGCCTGGCCGAGGACACGATCGTCGTCTACACCACCGACAACGGCGGATCCACCTGCAACTTCGGTGTCAACGCACCCTTGCGCGGAACGAAGTACACGTTGTGGGAGGGCGGGATCCGGGTGCCGTTCCTGGTCCGCTGGCCGGCCGGAGAGGTCGGGGGTACGCCGGGCGAGCGACGGAACGACCGGCTGGTGAGCACGCTGGACCTGTATCCCACCTTGTTGTCCGCCGCGGGTGCCGACCCGTCCGCGTGGGAGCACGGCGACGGCGTCGACCAGCTGCCCGCGCTGCGGGGTGAGCCGGCCGCGCCCGGGCACGACGCGCTGCACTGGGACTGCGGTTTCCAGTGGGCGGTCCGCCACGGCGACTGGAAGCTCCGGCACGCCGACGACGGACCGCACGCGCAGGCGCTGCTGCGGACCGAGCACGCCGAGGTCGGGGTCGGTGACCGGCTCACCCACCTCGGCGAGGACGTGGGCGAGGAACGCGACCTCGCCGCCGAGCACCCCGAAGTCGTCGCCGAGCTCACCGCGCGGCACCGGGCCTGGCAGGTCGAGATGGGTATCGGGTAG
- a CDS encoding metallophosphoesterase family protein, which yields MSPRTVAVLSDIHGVLPALEAVLAEPDVGAADRIVLTGDLAAGPQPVETLDALAALGDRALWVRGNADRELVEYAATGTMATDDPVARWAAGQLRKDQLTRLAELPTSVLLEIDGLGPVVFCHATPRDDEEVVVVDSRLDRWTEVLAGLDPGVRTVVCGHTHMPYARLAHRRLVVNPGSVGMPYGGAGAHWALLGPGVSLRRTEFDVDAASERVARESGYPDAAEWADYYLRSRASDADALEVMAPRDGRRP from the coding sequence ATGTCGCCGCGAACCGTCGCCGTCCTGTCCGACATCCACGGTGTGCTGCCCGCGCTGGAGGCGGTGCTGGCCGAGCCGGACGTCGGCGCGGCCGACCGGATCGTGCTCACCGGTGACCTCGCCGCCGGCCCGCAGCCGGTGGAGACCCTCGACGCGCTGGCAGCCCTCGGCGACCGTGCGCTGTGGGTACGCGGCAACGCCGACCGCGAGCTGGTGGAGTACGCCGCCACCGGCACGATGGCCACCGACGACCCGGTGGCCCGGTGGGCCGCCGGGCAGTTGCGCAAGGACCAGTTGACACGGCTCGCGGAGCTGCCCACGTCGGTGCTGCTGGAGATCGACGGTCTCGGGCCGGTGGTGTTCTGCCACGCCACCCCGCGCGACGACGAGGAGGTCGTCGTGGTCGACTCCCGGCTGGACCGGTGGACCGAGGTGCTGGCCGGCCTCGACCCCGGCGTACGCACGGTGGTCTGCGGCCACACCCACATGCCGTACGCCCGGCTCGCGCACCGCCGGCTGGTCGTCAACCCCGGCAGCGTCGGGATGCCCTACGGCGGGGCGGGTGCGCACTGGGCGCTGCTCGGTCCGGGGGTGAGCCTGCGGAGGACGGAGTTCGACGTGGACGCCGCGAGCGAGCGGGTGGCCCGCGAGTCCGGCTACCCCGACGCGGCCGAGTGGGCCGACTACTACCTGCGTTCCCGGGCCTCCGACGCGGACGCGCTCGAGGTGATGGCACCGCGCGACGGCCGCCGCCCCTGA
- a CDS encoding phosphoribosylaminoimidazolesuccinocarboxamide synthase, whose amino-acid sequence MSEPVPPPGLTHVYSGKVRDIYTDGDDLILVASDRISVYDVVLPTPIPDKGRILTALSLWWFERLADLAPNHVLSSTDVPAEFAGRAIRCRRLSMVPVECIARGYLAGSGLVEYADRGTVCGVPLPPGLVDGSRLPEPIFTPTTKEAVGAHDQPMTYAEVEGKVGADTASDLRDLTVDIYRRGARIAAEQGIVIADTKVEFGFAPDGTLTIGDELLTPDSSRFWPADSWEPGHPQFAYDKQFVRDWSTSTGWNKQPPAPEVPADVVAVTRQRYVEAYERLTGNTWS is encoded by the coding sequence ATGAGCGAGCCCGTACCGCCGCCCGGCCTCACCCACGTCTACTCGGGCAAGGTCCGTGACATCTACACCGACGGCGACGACCTGATCCTGGTCGCCTCGGACCGGATCTCGGTCTACGACGTCGTGCTGCCCACGCCGATCCCGGACAAGGGACGGATCCTCACCGCCCTGTCGCTGTGGTGGTTCGAACGGCTGGCCGACCTCGCCCCCAACCACGTGCTGTCCAGCACCGACGTCCCGGCGGAGTTCGCCGGCCGGGCGATCCGGTGCCGGCGGCTGTCGATGGTGCCGGTGGAGTGCATCGCCCGCGGCTACCTCGCGGGTTCCGGCCTGGTGGAGTACGCCGACCGGGGCACCGTGTGCGGCGTACCGCTCCCGCCCGGACTCGTCGACGGGTCCAGGCTGCCCGAGCCGATCTTCACCCCCACCACCAAGGAGGCGGTGGGCGCGCACGACCAGCCGATGACGTACGCCGAGGTGGAGGGCAAGGTCGGTGCGGACACCGCGAGCGACCTGCGCGACCTCACCGTCGACATCTACCGTCGGGGCGCGCGGATCGCCGCCGAGCAGGGCATCGTCATCGCCGACACGAAGGTCGAGTTCGGCTTCGCGCCGGACGGCACGCTGACGATCGGGGACGAACTGCTGACGCCGGACTCGTCGAGGTTCTGGCCGGCCGACTCCTGGGAGCCGGGCCACCCGCAGTTCGCCTACGACAAGCAGTTCGTCCGCGACTGGTCGACCTCCACCGGCTGGAACAAGCAGCCCCCGGCTCCCGAGGTGCCCGCGGACGTCGTGGCCGTGACCCGGCAGCGCTACGTCGAGGCGTACGAACGCCTGACCGGCAACACCTGGTCCTGA
- the purS gene encoding phosphoribosylformylglycinamidine synthase subunit PurS gives MARVVVDVMPKRAILDPQGRAVAGALERLGFGGVADVRQGKRFELEIDGELTEERLAELRRAAETLLANTVIEDFTVRVEHVTTQA, from the coding sequence GTGGCCAGGGTCGTCGTCGATGTGATGCCGAAACGGGCGATTCTGGACCCGCAGGGCCGAGCGGTCGCGGGGGCGCTGGAGCGGCTGGGGTTCGGTGGCGTCGCGGACGTCCGCCAGGGCAAGCGGTTCGAGCTCGAGATCGACGGTGAGCTGACCGAGGAGCGCCTCGCGGAGCTGCGCCGGGCCGCGGAGACGCTGCTCGCCAACACCGTGATCGAGGACTTCACCGTCCGGGTCGAGCACGTCACCACGCAGGCCTGA
- the purQ gene encoding phosphoribosylformylglycinamidine synthase subunit PurQ, giving the protein MRIGVVTFPGSLDDRDAARAVRIAGGEAVALWHGDADLAGVDAVVLPGGFSYGDYLRCGAIARFAPIMGPIIEAAEKGLPVLGICNGFQILCESHLLPGALVRNDRRKFVCRDQRLRVESDSTAWTSAYSAGQEIVVPLKNGEGGYVADEDTLDRLEGEGRVVVRYLGGNPNGSYRDIAGITNAAGNVVGLMPHPEHAVETLCGPTSDGLGFFASVLGRLAAAR; this is encoded by the coding sequence ATGCGCATCGGAGTGGTGACCTTCCCCGGCTCGCTGGACGACCGGGACGCCGCCCGCGCGGTGCGGATCGCAGGCGGCGAGGCCGTCGCTCTGTGGCACGGCGACGCCGACCTGGCCGGCGTTGACGCGGTGGTGCTGCCCGGCGGTTTCTCCTACGGCGACTATCTGCGGTGTGGAGCGATCGCGCGGTTCGCGCCGATCATGGGACCGATCATCGAGGCGGCCGAGAAGGGCCTGCCGGTGCTCGGCATCTGCAACGGCTTCCAGATCCTGTGCGAGTCGCACCTCCTGCCGGGCGCGCTGGTCCGCAACGACCGGCGCAAGTTCGTCTGCCGCGACCAGCGGCTGCGGGTGGAAAGCGACAGCACCGCCTGGACCTCCGCCTACTCCGCCGGACAGGAGATCGTCGTTCCGCTGAAGAACGGCGAGGGCGGGTACGTCGCCGACGAGGACACCCTCGACCGGCTGGAGGGCGAGGGCCGGGTCGTCGTCCGCTACCTCGGCGGCAACCCGAACGGCTCCTACCGCGACATCGCCGGCATCACCAACGCGGCCGGCAACGTCGTCGGCCTGATGCCGCACCCCGAGCACGCGGTGGAGACGCTGTGCGGGCCGACCAGCGACGGGCTCGGCTTCTTCGCCTCGGTCCTGGGCCGGTTGGCCGCCGCCCGCTGA
- a CDS encoding response regulator transcription factor: MRVVIAEDNVLLAEGLTLVLASAGFEVTARAGDAPGFLAAVAEHAPDVCVVDVRLPPAYRDEGIHAALRARKDRPGLPVLVFSQYVEETYAGELLSDGRGGVGYLLKDRVARVEEFLDSLRRVAAGGTAMDPEVVRQLLTRRHDPLEALTPREREVLALMAEGHGNAAIARRLVVTERAVHKHVGNIFVKLDLHPDEAGHRRVQAVLAYLRR, from the coding sequence GTGCGGGTCGTGATCGCCGAGGACAACGTGCTGCTGGCCGAGGGCCTCACGCTGGTGCTCGCCAGCGCGGGGTTCGAGGTCACGGCCCGGGCCGGCGACGCGCCGGGGTTCCTCGCCGCGGTCGCCGAGCACGCACCGGACGTGTGTGTCGTCGACGTACGCCTGCCGCCGGCGTACCGGGACGAGGGCATCCACGCCGCCCTGCGCGCCCGCAAGGATCGTCCCGGCCTTCCCGTGCTGGTGTTCTCGCAGTACGTCGAGGAGACCTACGCCGGCGAGCTCCTCTCCGACGGGCGTGGCGGCGTCGGCTACCTGCTGAAGGACCGGGTGGCCCGGGTGGAGGAGTTCCTCGACAGCCTGCGCCGGGTGGCCGCCGGCGGCACCGCGATGGACCCCGAGGTCGTACGCCAGTTGCTGACCCGCCGGCACGACCCGCTCGAGGCGCTCACCCCGCGCGAACGCGAGGTGCTCGCCCTGATGGCGGAGGGGCACGGCAACGCGGCCATCGCGCGACGCCTCGTGGTGACCGAACGCGCGGTGCACAAGCACGTCGGGAACATCTTCGTCAAGCTCGACCTGCACCCGGACGAGGCAGGGCATCGCAGGGTGCAGGCCGTGCTGGCGTACCTGCGCCGCTGA
- a CDS encoding sensor histidine kinase, which produces MSGIRDRTTRGARAGTYLLVSLVTGMAAMVGLGLVAVSAVTVAVGGLGLVLFPSALNAVRRWADWESRRAAALLGVELPTLHGLDPDGSGVGEPATGTLVRFRRSVADPATRRALQGLCVHALAGTAYGLAGLVAILTVPGLLVQMVGGWAIPLPGALFVSSVPRLWVAVPGATVQVALTVAMFWWAVPALARWDARLTLRGLGLSPADLEAARLAKRVDVLTQTRAGALDAHDAELRRIERDLHDGTQARLVSIAMRLGVAEQLGADQPELTAKLIREARGGAEDAMQELRDVIRTMYPPILADRGLDGALAALGARCPVPTTMDVGDLGRVPAPVEAAAYFVVAEALTNVAKHSAATLADVRVARDADRLVVEVTDDGLGGIDETLGTGVAGIRRRVDALDGEVRVDSPVGGPSSVLVELPCGS; this is translated from the coding sequence ATGAGTGGGATCAGGGACCGGACGACGCGGGGGGCTCGCGCCGGGACGTACCTCCTCGTCTCCCTGGTGACCGGCATGGCGGCGATGGTCGGCCTCGGGCTGGTGGCGGTGAGCGCGGTGACGGTCGCGGTCGGCGGGCTCGGCCTGGTGCTGTTCCCGTCGGCGCTGAACGCCGTACGCCGGTGGGCGGACTGGGAGAGCCGGCGCGCGGCGGCGTTGCTCGGTGTGGAACTGCCGACGCTGCACGGACTCGATCCGGACGGCTCCGGCGTCGGCGAGCCCGCCACCGGAACGCTCGTCCGCTTCCGGCGATCCGTCGCCGACCCCGCCACCCGGCGGGCTCTGCAGGGGCTGTGCGTGCACGCGCTCGCCGGCACGGCGTACGGCCTCGCCGGACTGGTCGCCATACTTACCGTCCCCGGCCTCCTGGTGCAGATGGTCGGCGGGTGGGCGATCCCGCTCCCCGGGGCACTCTTTGTGAGCTCCGTGCCGCGCTTGTGGGTAGCCGTCCCGGGCGCCACCGTCCAGGTCGCCCTGACCGTCGCCATGTTCTGGTGGGCCGTGCCCGCGCTCGCCCGCTGGGACGCGCGGCTCACGCTGCGCGGGCTCGGTCTCTCACCTGCCGACCTCGAGGCGGCTCGGCTGGCGAAGCGCGTCGACGTCCTCACCCAGACCCGGGCCGGCGCCCTGGACGCCCACGACGCCGAGCTCCGCCGGATCGAGCGCGACCTGCACGACGGCACCCAGGCCCGGCTGGTGTCGATCGCCATGCGACTCGGGGTGGCCGAACAGCTCGGCGCCGACCAGCCGGAGCTGACCGCGAAGCTGATCCGCGAGGCGCGCGGCGGCGCCGAGGACGCGATGCAGGAGCTTCGGGACGTGATCCGCACGATGTACCCGCCGATCCTGGCCGACCGGGGCCTGGACGGCGCGCTGGCCGCGCTCGGCGCCCGCTGCCCGGTTCCCACCACGATGGACGTCGGCGACCTCGGCCGGGTGCCCGCGCCGGTGGAGGCGGCGGCGTACTTCGTGGTCGCCGAGGCGCTCACCAACGTCGCGAAGCACAGCGCGGCCACCCTGGCGGACGTCCGGGTCGCCCGGGACGCCGACCGGCTGGTCGTGGAGGTGACCGACGACGGGCTCGGCGGCATCGACGAGACGCTGGGCACCGGGGTCGCCGGGATCCGTCGCCGGGTGGACGCCCTGGACGGTGAGGTGCGGGTGGACAGTCCCGTCGGCGGGCCGTCCAGCGTGCTGGTGGAGTTGCCGTGCGGGTCGTGA
- the purL gene encoding phosphoribosylformylglycinamidine synthase subunit PurL — protein sequence MSVDTVKQAGDNPDAPQPYAELGLKDDEYARIRDILGRRPTSCELAMYSVMWSEHCSYKSSKVHLRKFGDLPAETHRGKLLAGIGEQAGVVDVGEGYAVTFKIESHNHPSYVEPYQGAATGVGGIVRDILAMGARPVAVMDSLRFGPADAPDTHRVLPGVVAGVGGYGNCLGLPNVGGEVVFDPSYAGNPLVNALCVGVLRHEDLHLAKAAGVGNQVILYGAKTGGDGIGGVSVLASETFDASTGEGGGGPAKRPAVQVGDPFMEKLLIECTLELFAAGIVVGIQDLGGAGLSCATSELASAGEGGMHVWLDRVPLRDSSLAPEEILMSESQERMMAVVAPADVERFLEICAKWDVPATVVGEVDDSGRLTVDWHGQTVVDVPPRTVAHEGPVYERPYARPERQDALQADLPDHLPRPSSGVQLRETLLALAGSANLADRSWVTDQYDRYVLGNTVQSQPDDAGMIRVADDSTLGVAAATDCNGRFVQLDPYAGTQLALAEAYRNVAVSGARPLAVTNCLNFGSPEDPGVMWQFEQATHGLADGCRELGLPVTGGNVSFYNQTGTQPILPTPVVGVLGVTDDVTRAIPQGWRTPGAALYLLGTSAAEFGGSEWAHVVHGHLGGLPPRVDLAAERRLAQVLAEAGDAGLVLAAHDLSDGGLAQALVEGSLRAGFGTRVSLPGDVEPFVALFGESGARAVVSVEADDEAEFGRLCERAGVPASRIGTVGTGGADAALVVEGEFEVPLAELRATWTATLPGLYEES from the coding sequence GTGAGCGTCGACACCGTGAAGCAGGCCGGGGACAACCCGGACGCCCCCCAGCCCTACGCCGAACTCGGCCTGAAGGACGACGAGTACGCCCGGATCCGGGACATCCTCGGCCGCCGGCCCACCAGCTGCGAGCTGGCGATGTACTCCGTGATGTGGAGCGAGCACTGCTCCTACAAGTCCTCCAAGGTGCACCTGCGCAAGTTCGGTGACCTGCCGGCGGAGACACACCGGGGCAAACTGCTCGCCGGCATCGGCGAGCAGGCCGGGGTGGTCGACGTCGGCGAGGGGTACGCCGTCACGTTCAAGATCGAGTCCCACAACCACCCGAGCTACGTCGAGCCGTACCAGGGCGCGGCGACCGGTGTCGGCGGGATCGTCCGGGACATCCTGGCGATGGGCGCCCGCCCGGTCGCGGTGATGGACTCGCTGCGGTTCGGCCCGGCCGACGCGCCGGACACCCACCGGGTGCTGCCCGGCGTGGTGGCCGGTGTGGGCGGCTACGGCAACTGCCTGGGCCTGCCCAACGTCGGCGGCGAGGTCGTCTTCGATCCGTCGTACGCCGGAAACCCGCTGGTCAACGCGCTGTGCGTGGGTGTCCTCCGGCACGAGGACCTGCACCTGGCCAAGGCCGCGGGCGTCGGCAACCAGGTGATCCTGTACGGCGCCAAGACCGGCGGCGATGGCATCGGCGGGGTGTCCGTACTCGCCAGTGAGACCTTCGACGCGTCCACCGGCGAAGGTGGCGGCGGACCCGCGAAGCGGCCCGCGGTCCAGGTCGGCGACCCGTTCATGGAGAAGCTGCTGATCGAGTGCACGCTGGAGCTGTTCGCGGCGGGCATCGTGGTCGGCATCCAGGACCTCGGCGGCGCGGGCCTGTCCTGCGCGACGTCGGAGCTGGCCTCGGCCGGCGAGGGCGGCATGCACGTCTGGCTGGACCGGGTGCCGCTGCGCGACTCCTCCCTGGCGCCGGAGGAGATCCTGATGAGCGAGTCGCAGGAACGCATGATGGCGGTGGTGGCGCCCGCCGACGTCGAGCGGTTCCTGGAGATCTGCGCGAAGTGGGACGTCCCGGCGACGGTGGTCGGTGAGGTCGACGACTCCGGTCGGCTCACCGTGGACTGGCACGGCCAGACGGTGGTCGACGTTCCCCCTCGTACGGTCGCCCACGAGGGCCCCGTCTACGAGCGCCCGTACGCCCGGCCGGAACGGCAGGACGCGCTGCAGGCCGACCTCCCCGACCACCTGCCCCGGCCCTCGTCCGGCGTGCAGCTGCGGGAGACGCTGCTCGCCCTGGCCGGCTCGGCCAACCTCGCCGACCGGTCCTGGGTCACCGACCAGTACGACCGCTACGTGCTCGGCAACACCGTGCAGTCCCAGCCCGACGACGCCGGCATGATCCGGGTGGCCGACGACTCCACCCTCGGCGTGGCCGCCGCGACCGACTGCAACGGACGGTTCGTCCAGCTCGACCCGTACGCAGGGACCCAGCTCGCGCTGGCCGAGGCCTACCGCAACGTCGCCGTGTCCGGCGCCCGCCCGCTCGCGGTGACCAACTGCCTCAACTTCGGCTCGCCGGAGGACCCGGGGGTGATGTGGCAGTTCGAGCAGGCCACCCACGGCCTGGCCGACGGCTGCCGCGAGCTCGGCCTGCCCGTGACCGGCGGCAACGTGAGCTTCTACAACCAGACCGGCACGCAGCCGATCCTGCCCACCCCGGTGGTCGGCGTGCTCGGCGTCACCGACGACGTGACCCGCGCGATCCCGCAGGGCTGGCGTACTCCGGGTGCGGCGCTCTACCTCCTCGGCACCTCCGCCGCGGAGTTCGGCGGCTCCGAGTGGGCGCACGTGGTGCACGGGCACCTCGGCGGACTGCCACCGCGGGTCGACCTGGCCGCCGAGCGCCGGCTGGCGCAGGTGCTCGCCGAGGCCGGCGACGCGGGCCTGGTGCTGGCCGCGCACGACCTGTCCGACGGTGGGCTCGCCCAGGCGCTGGTCGAGGGCAGCCTGCGGGCCGGGTTCGGTACGCGGGTGAGCCTGCCGGGCGACGTCGAGCCGTTCGTCGCGCTGTTCGGCGAGTCCGGTGCGCGGGCCGTGGTGAGCGTGGAGGCGGACGACGAGGCGGAGTTCGGGCGGCTGTGCGAGCGGGCCGGCGTACCCGCCTCCCGGATCGGCACGGTCGGCACCGGCGGTGCGGACGCGGCGCTGGTGGTCGAGGGGGAGTTCGAGGTGCCGCTGGCGGAGCTGCGGGCCACCTGGACGGCGACCCTGCCCGGGTTGTACGAGGAGTCCTGA